One Candidatus Melainabacteria bacterium DNA segment encodes these proteins:
- a CDS encoding class I SAM-dependent methyltransferase, with protein sequence MNKLEESMRAIYGSQDLAAHPFFQGGFINFGYWKDIPITHGIEVNARTSASRALYECLLNQLNITAGDTLLEVGCGHGLGCALICERWHPASVIGIDLMPEQVERANENLHRLTKNDCSITFRQGRSDALDFPADTFTKIYTVEAAQHFPSIPKFLEECWRTLKPNGQLGITTFFAESTDALEQMRKHIPELDLVMNPISPLSTLTEAATKLGYKINVLERIGEHVFPGFQKWVELTKCKDDWGPIWEKAYELKLHDYFNIVLQKQ encoded by the coding sequence ATGAATAAGCTGGAAGAGTCGATGAGGGCAATTTATGGATCGCAAGATCTGGCAGCCCATCCATTTTTTCAGGGCGGCTTTATCAACTTTGGGTACTGGAAAGACATTCCAATTACTCATGGTATAGAAGTAAATGCTCGAACCTCAGCATCCAGGGCTCTGTACGAGTGCTTACTGAATCAACTAAACATCACTGCCGGTGATACTCTGTTGGAAGTAGGATGCGGACACGGTCTGGGTTGTGCTCTGATCTGCGAGCGCTGGCATCCAGCTTCCGTAATTGGAATCGACTTGATGCCCGAGCAGGTAGAAAGAGCGAACGAAAACTTGCATCGCCTGACGAAAAACGACTGCTCCATAACGTTCCGTCAGGGACGCTCAGATGCGCTAGACTTCCCAGCCGATACGTTCACCAAAATCTATACTGTTGAAGCAGCGCAGCATTTTCCATCCATCCCTAAATTTTTGGAAGAATGCTGGAGAACTCTCAAACCGAATGGACAACTCGGCATCACAACATTTTTCGCTGAATCAACCGATGCATTAGAGCAGATGAGGAAACATATCCCAGAACTCGATTTAGTGATGAATCCGATAAGTCCCCTTTCCACCTTAACGGAAGCTGCGACGAAACTCGGGTACAAAATCAATGTGCTCGAACGAATTGGCGAACACGTATTTCCTGGATTTCAGAAATGGGTTGAACTTACAAAATGCAAGGATGACTGGGGTCCTATTTGGGAGAAAGCCTATGAGCTAAAACTCCATGACTATTTCAACATCGTTCTGCAAAAACAGTAA
- a CDS encoding exo-alpha-sialidase, whose amino-acid sequence MPATIMEADCETIAELAETQSRMESHMRRAARLSAALALSLSLATLAVVAQAHTQVLGTGHTPSIASNGKGKMCIVFEGMNEQTGVSDVFCSISDDGGKTWTPRVDVSPTVGVSTRPRVAIESTGAIDVVWTDTAFGENNPDIFFSRSADYGRTWSRATNISHTPGASRDPEIAVGPNDQLHVVFAETPASDLATRDICYSTSADGGKTWTEEHSLENVSQTKSDSAEASLAVSADGLVHVAWKEENASALDRPQIYYSHRTASGWAPGINVSKNLRYSYHPVIACGANGNVFINWLDRARAEGAADIWCITVKDCVPMEPPTRITHTGSIASAAEMTADKANRIAVVWPDRALGLNLPRIRIKTMANGTANPSHSKKFAHNSSVQLAPAVAIDGNNLTVTWEERRLDRNPIKVRSFSMSELLSTR is encoded by the coding sequence ATGCCAGCAACAATCATGGAAGCGGATTGTGAGACAATTGCTGAACTAGCGGAAACCCAGAGCAGGATGGAGTCACACATGAGACGAGCAGCACGGTTGTCAGCAGCCTTAGCGTTAAGTTTGAGCCTCGCAACTCTGGCTGTGGTTGCACAGGCGCACACGCAGGTTCTAGGCACCGGACACACACCGTCTATCGCTTCCAATGGGAAGGGGAAGATGTGCATCGTGTTCGAAGGAATGAACGAACAAACAGGCGTTTCCGACGTGTTTTGCTCAATAAGTGACGACGGTGGGAAGACATGGACGCCCCGAGTCGACGTCTCGCCGACTGTTGGTGTTTCAACTCGCCCGCGAGTGGCAATCGAGAGCACGGGCGCGATTGATGTTGTATGGACTGATACCGCATTTGGTGAAAACAATCCCGACATCTTTTTTAGCAGGTCTGCAGATTACGGACGCACCTGGAGCCGAGCTACCAACATAAGTCACACGCCCGGCGCATCAAGAGATCCCGAAATCGCTGTTGGTCCGAATGACCAGCTCCATGTTGTCTTCGCAGAAACTCCAGCTTCAGATTTGGCGACCCGCGATATTTGCTACTCAACGTCGGCGGATGGCGGAAAAACATGGACCGAAGAGCATAGCCTGGAGAACGTGAGCCAAACCAAGAGCGATTCAGCAGAGGCAAGCCTCGCCGTCAGTGCGGATGGTCTTGTGCATGTCGCATGGAAAGAAGAAAATGCGTCAGCCCTCGACAGACCACAGATCTATTATTCACACCGTACCGCATCGGGATGGGCGCCTGGAATAAACGTCAGTAAGAATCTGCGGTATTCCTATCACCCGGTCATCGCATGTGGTGCCAACGGAAACGTATTTATCAACTGGCTCGATAGAGCGCGCGCGGAAGGTGCAGCAGACATCTGGTGCATCACGGTGAAGGACTGCGTGCCGATGGAACCACCGACTCGAATTACACACACGGGCTCGATTGCCAGTGCAGCTGAAATGACGGCCGACAAGGCTAACAGAATTGCAGTCGTCTGGCCGGACCGTGCGTTGGGCTTAAACCTGCCGCGAATTCGTATAAAAACAATGGCGAATGGAACGGCAAACCCATCCCACTCGAAAAAATTCGCGCATAATTCATCAGTTCAACTGGCTCCAGCTGTCGCAATTGACGGTAACAACTTGACCGTGACTTGGGAAGAGCGACGGCTCGATCGAAACCCAATCAAAGTTCGATCTTTCAGTATGTCTGAACTGCTATCAACCAGGTAA